GCGGCGATGGCGGCGCGGCGGCGGCGGCGCATGGCCAGCCGTTCCAGCGTCAGATAGACCACCGGCGTGGTGTAGAGCGTCAGCATCTGGCTGACCAGCAGGCCGCCGATGATGGCGACGCCCAGCGGGCGGCGGATCTCGCCGCCGGTGCCGTAGTCGAAGGCCAGCGGCACCGCGCCCAGAAGCGCCGTGACCGTCGTCATCATGATCGGGCGGAAGCGGACCAGCCCGGCCTCGCGGATCGCCTCCAGCGGCGACAGGCCGCGCTCGCGCTCCGCCTCCAGGGCGAAGTCGATCATCATGATGGCGTTCTTCTTGACGATGCCGATCAGCAGGATGATGCCGATCAGCGCCACGATCGACAGGTCGTAGCCGGTCAGGATCAGCGCGATCAGCGCCCCCAGCCCGGCCGAGGGCAGGGTCGACAGGATGGTCAGCGGGTGGATCAGGCTCTCGTACAGAATGCCCAGCACGATGTAGATGGTGATGAGCGCCGCCAGGATCAGCAGCGGCTGGCTGGACGAGGATTGCTGGAAGGCGCGCGCGTCGCCCTGGAAGCCGGCGCGGATGCTGGCCGGCATGCCGATGTCCTCCGCCGCGCGCTGGATCACCTCGGTCGCCTGGGACAGCGAGACGCCGGGGGCGAGGTTGAAGGTCAGGTTGGCGACCGGGAAGCCGTTCTGGTGCTGGATGCTGGCCGCCTGGTTGCCGATGGTGACGCGCGCCACCGTCGACAGCGGCACCATGCCGTCGCGGCCCGACACATGGATGCGCTTCAGGTCGTCGGGGCCGAGCGCCTCGCGCGGGTCGACCTCCAGCACCACCTTGTGCTGGTTCTGCGCCAGATACATGGTGGAGACCTGCCGCTGGCCGAAGGCGTCGTAGAGCGTCGCCGCCAGCTCGCTCAGGGACACGCCCAGCCGCGCGGCGGCGTCGCGGTCGACGATCACGTTGGCCTGGATGCCGCCGTTCTGCCGGTCGTTGGCGACGTCCACCAGCTCCGGCAGGGTGCGCATCTTCTCCACCAGCTTGGGCGCCCATTCGTTCAGCGCGCCGATGTCGGGATCCTGCAGGCTGTAGCGGTACTGGCTGCGGCCCTGGAAACCGCCGACGCGGATGTCCTGCACCGGCGACAGGAACAGCTGCACCCCCGGCACCCGGCCGGCGCGCATGCGCAGCCGCTGGGTGACGGTCGCCAGATCCTCGCGCTCCGCCTTCGGTTTCAGGGCGATGTAGATCTGGCCGGAATAGCTGCCGCCCGGCCCGCCGCCGCCGATGGTGCCGCCGACGCTGGCCACCGCCGGATCGCCGGCCACCGCCTCCTGAAGCGCGCGCTGGCGCGTGACCATGGCCTGGAAGGAGATGTCCGGCGGCGGGTCGCTGAAGCCCATCAGCAGGCCGGTGTCCTGCTGCGGCACCAGGCCCTTCGGCACCTGCCCGTAGAGCCAGACGCTGACGCCGATGATGGCGAAGGTCGCCGCCAGCATGGTGCGGCGGTGGGCCAGCACCCAGTCCAGCCCGTCGGCATAGAGGCCGAACAGCCGGTCGCCGATCCAGCTCAGCCCGCGGGCGAGCCGTCCGGGCGGTTTGCGCTCCGCCTCCGGCAGCAGCAGGTGGGCGCACATCATCGGGGTCAGGGTCAGCGACACCACCGCCGACACGGCGATGGCGACCGACAGCACCACGGCGAACTCGCGGAACAGCCGGCCCTGGAGGCCGCCCATGAACAGGATGGGGATGAAGACGGCGACCAGCGACAGGCTGATCGACACCACGGTGAAGGCGACCTGCCGGGATCCCTTGATCGCCGCCTCCAGCGGCCGGACGCCCTTCTCGATGTGGCGGACGATGTTCTCGATGACGACGATGGCGTCGTCCACCACGAAGCCGACCGAGATGGTCAGCGCCATCAGCGAGAAATTGTCCAGGCTGTAGCCGGCGATCCACATCACCCCGAAGGTGCCGGCCAGCGACAGCGGCACCGAGGCCGCCGGGATGACCGTCGCCCACAGGCGGCGCAGGAACAGCGCCATCACCATCACCACCAGCGCCACGGTGATCGCCAGCGTCTTCTGCACGTCGTCGATCGAGGCGCGGATGGTCGGCGTGCGGTCGGTGCGCACCGACAGCTCCACACCGGGCGGCATCCAGCTGCGCAGGGTCGGCAGTTCGGCGTTCACCCGGTCCACCGTCTCCACCACGTTGGAGCCCGGCTGCTTCTGGATGTTGATGAGGACCGCGCGCTGGCCGTCCTGCCAGGCGGCGGTGCGGCTGTTCTCCGGCGCCTCGATCACCTCGGCGACATCGCCGAGGCGGATGGTGGCGCCGTCCTTCTGCGCCACGATCAGCCGGCGGTAGGCGTCCGCGCCGAACAGCTGGTCGCTGGCGCCGATCGACCAGAACTCGTGCGGGCCGTCGAAGCTGCCCTTCGGGCCGTTGGCGTTGGCGCGCGAGATGGCGCTGCGGATCGTCTCCAGGCTGACGCCCATGTTGGCGGCGGCGGTGGCGTTGACCCGCACGCGCACCGCCGTCTTCTCCGCCCCGTTGATGGAGACCTGGGCCACCCCCTCGATCTGGCTCAGCCGCTGGCCGATCACGCTGTCGGCCAGATTGTACAGCTCCGACGGCGCCAGGGTGGTGGAGGTCATGGCGAGCGTCAGCACCGGCGCGTCGGCCGGGTTGATGCGCCGCATCTTCGGCGGGCTCGGCAGGTCGGCCGGCAGGTCGCCGCCGGCGGCGTTGATCGCCGCCTGAACGTCGCGCGACGCCGCCTCGACGTCGCGGTCCAGGTCGAACTGCACGATGACCGACGTGCTGCCGAGCCTGCTGTTCGACGTCATCTCGGTGATGCCGGCGATGCGGGACAGCCGCCGTTCCAGCGGCGTGGCGACGGAGGCGGCCATCGTCTCCGGGCTGGCGCCGGGAAGCGAGGCGGAGACCACGATGGTCGGGAACTCCACCTGCGGCAGCGGCGCCACCGGCAGGAAGCGGTAGGCGACCATGCCGAGGATCATCA
Above is a window of Azospirillum ramasamyi DNA encoding:
- a CDS encoding efflux RND transporter permease subunit, encoding MASPANSPSKLSLSAPFIARPVGTSLLMIGLMILGMVAYRFLPVAPLPQVEFPTIVVSASLPGASPETMAASVATPLERRLSRIAGITEMTSNSRLGSTSVIVQFDLDRDVEAASRDVQAAINAAGGDLPADLPSPPKMRRINPADAPVLTLAMTSTTLAPSELYNLADSVIGQRLSQIEGVAQVSINGAEKTAVRVRVNATAAANMGVSLETIRSAISRANANGPKGSFDGPHEFWSIGASDQLFGADAYRRLIVAQKDGATIRLGDVAEVIEAPENSRTAAWQDGQRAVLINIQKQPGSNVVETVDRVNAELPTLRSWMPPGVELSVRTDRTPTIRASIDDVQKTLAITVALVVMVMALFLRRLWATVIPAASVPLSLAGTFGVMWIAGYSLDNFSLMALTISVGFVVDDAIVVIENIVRHIEKGVRPLEAAIKGSRQVAFTVVSISLSLVAVFIPILFMGGLQGRLFREFAVVLSVAIAVSAVVSLTLTPMMCAHLLLPEAERKPPGRLARGLSWIGDRLFGLYADGLDWVLAHRRTMLAATFAIIGVSVWLYGQVPKGLVPQQDTGLLMGFSDPPPDISFQAMVTRQRALQEAVAGDPAVASVGGTIGGGGPGGSYSGQIYIALKPKAEREDLATVTQRLRMRAGRVPGVQLFLSPVQDIRVGGFQGRSQYRYSLQDPDIGALNEWAPKLVEKMRTLPELVDVANDRQNGGIQANVIVDRDAAARLGVSLSELAATLYDAFGQRQVSTMYLAQNQHKVVLEVDPREALGPDDLKRIHVSGRDGMVPLSTVARVTIGNQAASIQHQNGFPVANLTFNLAPGVSLSQATEVIQRAAEDIGMPASIRAGFQGDARAFQQSSSSQPLLILAALITIYIVLGILYESLIHPLTILSTLPSAGLGALIALILTGYDLSIVALIGIILLIGIVKKNAIMMIDFALEAERERGLSPLEAIREAGLVRFRPIMMTTVTALLGAVPLAFDYGTGGEIRRPLGVAIIGGLLVSQMLTLYTTPVVYLTLERLAMRRRRRAAIAAPAE